The following proteins are encoded in a genomic region of Bacteroidales bacterium:
- a CDS encoding S46 family peptidase: MKKILVAWLFTYVFAWSYVPPDEGMWLLMYIAEMNYQDMKKLGLNLTPEQIYSIDKPSIKDAIVGLGNSQTGGTNFFCTGVVVSPQGLIFTNHHCGYDAIQSVSTLEHDYLTNGFWAKSLEEEIPIKDMTISFFVRMENVTDQVLKGVTEGMSSAERGAIVNKNIKKIEKDASEKGKYDVVVKEMFEGNEYYLFVYHTYKDVRLVGTPPSNIGKFGGDTDNWMWPRHTGDFSIFRVYAAPDGSPAEYSKNNVPLKPKYYLPVSIKGVHKNDFTMIFGFPGQTQRYLTSYGIKLALDQDNPTIVKIRDKKLAIMKKYMDADPKTKLQYASKYAQTANYWKYFIGQSKGLKRWNVMEERRKLENEFLNWVYASLERQKVYGNVMKDFEEGYKNLKSYTIAFWYLNDGIFQGPEFIYNSFLMAFQLNNLLEQQSKATKNEKNKFADAIKSAADEAIKKAEDYFKNYNPALDKEIFVEMMKMYIKDVPDSLQASVIKDQLYSKKFKGDVQKWADYVYSTSIFVNQEKCMNFLKNPSYKVISKDPGFAITISFIENIRFIYGKYSDSENKIKEASRLFIRGLREMNPNKKFYPDANSSLRMTYGTVQDYYPYDAVKYDYRTTYEGILQKEDPDNEEFIVDSKLKELFLKKDFGSYAENGNLYVCFITNNDITGGNSGSPVLNGNGELIGLAFDGNWEGMSSDIQYQPEVQRTISVDIRYVLFVIEKLGDAKNIINELTIVR; this comes from the coding sequence ATGAAAAAGATTTTAGTAGCATGGTTATTTACTTACGTTTTTGCTTGGAGTTATGTGCCGCCTGATGAAGGGATGTGGCTTTTGATGTATATTGCTGAGATGAACTACCAAGACATGAAAAAACTGGGTCTCAATCTTACTCCAGAGCAAATTTATAGTATTGATAAGCCCAGTATCAAAGATGCTATTGTAGGACTTGGTAACTCTCAGACTGGTGGAACTAACTTTTTTTGTACTGGTGTGGTTGTCTCGCCACAGGGGCTTATTTTTACCAATCATCACTGTGGGTATGATGCCATTCAATCGGTAAGTACACTCGAACATGATTATCTAACTAACGGGTTTTGGGCAAAATCGTTGGAGGAAGAAATTCCCATCAAAGACATGACAATTTCCTTTTTTGTTAGGATGGAGAATGTGACCGATCAAGTTTTAAAAGGTGTAACGGAAGGTATGTCTAGTGCGGAAAGGGGTGCCATTGTTAATAAAAACATTAAGAAAATTGAAAAAGATGCTTCGGAGAAGGGGAAATATGACGTTGTGGTGAAGGAAATGTTTGAAGGGAATGAATATTATTTATTTGTTTATCATACGTACAAAGATGTTCGTCTTGTTGGTACCCCTCCGAGTAATATTGGAAAATTTGGGGGAGATACCGATAATTGGATGTGGCCTCGACATACGGGCGATTTTTCTATTTTTAGGGTTTATGCTGCCCCAGATGGTTCACCTGCAGAATATAGCAAAAACAATGTTCCTTTAAAGCCAAAATATTATCTCCCCGTTAGCATCAAGGGTGTTCATAAGAATGATTTCACCATGATATTTGGATTTCCGGGTCAAACACAAAGATATCTTACATCCTATGGGATCAAATTAGCACTGGATCAAGACAATCCTACTATTGTCAAGATTCGTGATAAAAAGTTAGCCATCATGAAAAAATACATGGATGCTGATCCAAAGACTAAATTACAATATGCTTCTAAATATGCTCAAACTGCTAATTATTGGAAATATTTCATAGGGCAATCGAAAGGGCTTAAACGCTGGAATGTAATGGAAGAGAGGAGAAAGCTGGAAAATGAATTTCTCAACTGGGTATATGCTTCCCTAGAAAGGCAGAAAGTATACGGAAATGTTATGAAGGATTTTGAGGAAGGGTATAAAAACTTAAAGAGCTATACCATCGCTTTTTGGTATTTGAATGATGGAATTTTTCAAGGACCTGAATTTATATATAATTCTTTTCTTATGGCTTTTCAATTAAATAATTTACTCGAGCAACAAAGCAAAGCAACTAAAAACGAGAAAAATAAGTTTGCTGATGCTATCAAGAGTGCGGCTGATGAAGCCATCAAGAAGGCTGAAGATTACTTCAAGAACTATAATCCAGCACTTGACAAGGAGATCTTTGTAGAGATGATGAAAATGTATATAAAAGATGTTCCTGATTCTCTGCAAGCATCTGTAATTAAGGATCAGTTATACAGCAAGAAATTTAAAGGTGATGTTCAAAAATGGGCAGATTATGTTTATTCTACAAGTATATTTGTCAATCAGGAAAAATGCATGAATTTTTTGAAGAACCCTTCGTATAAAGTTATATCGAAAGATCCTGGGTTTGCGATTACAATTTCCTTTATTGAAAATATAAGATTCATTTATGGAAAATATTCAGATTCTGAAAACAAAATCAAAGAAGCGAGTCGCTTGTTCATTAGAGGTTTGCGTGAAATGAATCCCAACAAGAAGTTTTATCCAGATGCTAATAGTAGTCTTCGTATGACTTACGGGACAGTGCAAGATTATTATCCATATGATGCTGTAAAATATGACTATCGTACAACTTACGAAGGGATATTGCAGAAAGAAGATCCTGATAATGAGGAATTTATTGTTGATTCTAAGTTAAAGGAATTGTTTCTTAAGAAAGATTTTGGTTCTTATGCTGAGAATGGGAATTTATATGTTTGTTTTATAACAAATAATGACATCACTGGTGGTAATTCAGGTAGCCCTGTACTTAATGGCAATGGGGAATTGATTGGGTTAGCTTTTGATGGTAATTGGGAAGGAATGAGCAGCGATATTCAATATCAACCTGAGGTTCAGCGTACGATATCGGTAGATATTCGTTATGTATTGTTTGTTATAGAAAAATTAGGAGATGCAAAGAATATAATTAACGAATTAACAATTGTGCGTTAA
- a CDS encoding DUF3575 domain-containing protein, whose product MKKLFSLSVFFLCVVQAFPQENVVKVNTLSLLISTFSSFYERKLTDLHSAQIGFYFTTYSSYLTGSQDSRYTGFGLTPEFRYYFNKVFEDYYVAPFIRYQNWSVRDVYIQDDPSTPQVDEKTFEARVILQMFGGGILIGKEYIINERIVADFFIGPAYYTSSQKVINSGSSDYEYNGIVFDGFSIRFGTCIGFAF is encoded by the coding sequence ATGAAAAAGTTATTTTCTTTAAGTGTGTTTTTTTTGTGTGTAGTTCAAGCTTTTCCCCAAGAAAATGTGGTGAAGGTTAATACGCTAAGTTTGCTTATTTCAACATTTAGTTCTTTTTATGAAAGAAAGTTAACCGATTTACACTCTGCTCAGATAGGTTTTTATTTTACCACATATTCATCATACTTGACAGGCTCCCAAGACAGCAGATATACTGGCTTTGGTTTAACTCCAGAATTTCGTTATTATTTTAATAAAGTGTTTGAAGACTATTATGTAGCTCCCTTCATACGTTATCAGAATTGGTCTGTAAGAGATGTGTATATTCAAGATGATCCTTCCACCCCTCAAGTGGATGAAAAAACTTTTGAAGCACGAGTTATTCTCCAGATGTTTGGGGGTGGAATTTTGATTGGAAAAGAATATATTATTAACGAACGTATTGTAGCTGATTTTTTTATTGGACCAGCATATTATACATCTAGCCAGAAAGTAATTAACTCTGGTTCTTCTGATTATGAATATAATGGGATTGTATTTGATGGGTTTTCTATTCGCTTTGGTACATGTATAGGATTTGCTTTTTAA